One window from the genome of Streptomyces cadmiisoli encodes:
- a CDS encoding PucR family transcriptional regulator, with product MAARPATVTTRSAWHEVPRLQVRRFAAIAMAEAPALAEEILREIRREYPHLPVVLDENGEPMALVGIRRAIEAFVQHLEQADYSSGRPTVPPGVFQDFGRGEGYNGRTLDSLQAIYRMGVRLAWRRFADIGQRVEIPPPAMYELVDAGYEYLDGLVDQSVRGYAEAAARQAGERLRLQRRLMELLLAERHRSDPADALSERAARIGWALPERVAVGVLLRPAREALAPAVGQGVLLDLEYEQPRMVVPEPDAAGRQELLQRALGGWSGAIGPPVPLAHAAKSLRWAEAAVHLMERRLLPAGEVLFCTEHTEALVLLQPEELIDDLALRCLAPLAHCGPTHGRRLAETLLAWLETRGGAPEVAARLGVHPQTVRYRLRQIRQLWGDEIDDPDRRFELELVLRARRLRGEFGRVRT from the coding sequence GTGGCGGCCCGCCCGGCAACGGTCACCACCCGCTCCGCCTGGCACGAGGTGCCCCGGCTCCAGGTGCGCCGGTTCGCGGCGATCGCCATGGCCGAGGCGCCCGCGCTCGCCGAGGAGATCCTGCGCGAGATCCGCCGCGAGTACCCGCACCTGCCCGTCGTCCTCGACGAGAACGGCGAGCCGATGGCGCTCGTCGGCATCCGCCGCGCGATAGAGGCCTTCGTACAGCACCTGGAGCAGGCCGACTACTCCTCCGGCCGCCCCACCGTGCCGCCCGGCGTCTTCCAGGACTTCGGCCGCGGCGAGGGCTACAACGGCCGCACCCTGGACTCCCTCCAGGCGATCTACCGGATGGGCGTCCGGCTGGCCTGGCGCCGCTTCGCCGACATCGGGCAGCGGGTGGAGATCCCGCCGCCGGCGATGTACGAACTCGTCGACGCCGGCTACGAGTACCTCGACGGCCTGGTCGACCAGTCCGTGCGCGGCTACGCCGAGGCCGCGGCCCGGCAGGCAGGGGAACGCCTGCGCCTGCAACGCCGCCTCATGGAGCTGCTGCTCGCCGAGCGGCACCGCAGCGACCCCGCCGACGCCCTCTCCGAACGGGCCGCCCGGATCGGCTGGGCGCTGCCCGAACGGGTCGCCGTCGGGGTGCTGCTGCGCCCGGCCCGCGAGGCGCTGGCACCCGCGGTCGGGCAGGGCGTGCTGCTGGACCTGGAGTACGAGCAGCCGCGCATGGTCGTGCCCGAGCCGGACGCCGCGGGCCGGCAGGAACTGCTGCAGCGGGCGCTCGGCGGCTGGTCCGGCGCGATCGGACCGCCCGTGCCGCTCGCCCACGCCGCCAAGTCGCTGCGCTGGGCCGAGGCCGCCGTGCACCTGATGGAGCGGCGTCTGCTGCCCGCCGGCGAGGTGCTGTTCTGCACCGAGCACACCGAGGCCCTCGTCCTGCTCCAGCCGGAGGAGCTGATCGACGACCTGGCCCTCAGATGCCTCGCCCCGCTCGCGCACTGCGGGCCCACCCACGGGCGGCGGCTCGCGGAGACGCTGCTGGCGTGGCTGGAGACCCGCGGCGGTGCGCCGGAGGTGGCCGCTCGGCTCGGTGTGCATCCGCAGACCGTCCGCTACCGGCTGCGGCAGATCCGGCAGCTGTGGGGGGACGAGATCGACGACCCCGACCGCCGGTTCGAGCTGGAACTGGTGCTGCGGGCCCGGCGCCTGCGCGGCGAGTTCGGCCGGGTCCGTACCTGA
- a CDS encoding IclR family transcriptional regulator, with amino-acid sequence MGRLVPAVTRALDILELFLDGDGTLSAPDIVRRLQLPRTTVHELVTTLAARSYIVQVPGQPGRYRLGVRPYQLGSRYAEQLDLAAEGQQVARSVAETCDETVHVAILEGTDVIYIAKVDSTHAVRMVSAAGRRLPAHCTSVGKMLLASLPEPELAARIPDGAELVAMTPNSVTDPVALREALTGIRERGIAVESRESNPDVSCVAAPVRDRTGRVVAALSISVPMIRWSDERRAELEQLAAKGAAELSERLGHRSAA; translated from the coding sequence GTGGGACGCCTCGTACCAGCCGTGACCCGGGCTCTCGACATCCTGGAGCTCTTTCTCGACGGAGACGGCACGCTCTCCGCCCCCGACATCGTGCGCAGGCTCCAGCTGCCGCGCACGACCGTGCACGAGCTGGTCACCACGCTCGCCGCCAGGTCGTACATCGTCCAGGTGCCGGGCCAGCCGGGGCGCTACCGCCTCGGCGTGCGCCCGTACCAGCTCGGCAGCCGCTACGCCGAGCAGCTCGACCTCGCCGCCGAGGGCCAGCAGGTCGCCCGGTCCGTCGCCGAGACCTGCGACGAGACCGTGCACGTGGCGATCCTGGAGGGCACCGACGTCATCTACATCGCCAAGGTGGACTCCACGCACGCGGTGCGGATGGTCTCCGCGGCCGGCCGCCGGCTGCCCGCGCACTGCACGTCCGTCGGCAAGATGCTGCTCGCCTCGCTGCCCGAGCCGGAGCTGGCCGCGCGCATCCCGGACGGTGCGGAGCTGGTCGCGATGACCCCGAACAGCGTGACCGACCCGGTGGCCCTGCGCGAGGCGCTGACCGGCATCCGCGAGCGGGGGATCGCGGTGGAGAGCCGCGAGTCCAATCCCGACGTGAGCTGTGTGGCCGCGCCGGTCCGGGACCGCACCGGCCGGGTGGTGGCCGCGCTGTCCATCTCGGTGCCCATGATCCGATGGAGCGACGAGCGCCGCGCCGAACTGGAGCAGCTCGCCGCGAAGGGCGCCGCCGAACTGTCCGAACGTCTCGGCCACCGGAGCGCGGCATGA
- a CDS encoding SMP-30/gluconolactonase/LRE family protein — protein sequence MKYEVAVRAEATLGEGPTWDPVAARLIWIDILGSRLHTYDPATGRRTVRTTPQHIGAAKPRTGSGLVLNLRDGVALLDPDGSFCWLHHDPVPGRRANDAAVAPDGSLWAGTMHYDETPGGGTLSRVSADGSVVPVLDDVTVSNGTGWSPDGRLMYYVDSPTRRVDVFDHRDGRVTNRRTLARIEDGAGYPDGLTVDADGCVWVALWDGAAVRRYTPDGRLDRVIGLPTPRGTACAFGGPDLTDLYVTTARVGLTAPDPLAGSVLVVPGAGKGLAQPAFAG from the coding sequence ATGAAGTACGAAGTGGCGGTGCGCGCCGAGGCGACCCTCGGTGAGGGCCCGACGTGGGACCCGGTGGCGGCCAGGCTGATCTGGATCGACATATTGGGCTCCCGGCTGCACACCTACGACCCCGCGACCGGCCGCCGGACGGTCCGTACGACCCCTCAGCACATCGGCGCGGCCAAACCGCGCACCGGCTCCGGACTGGTCCTCAACCTCCGCGACGGAGTGGCACTGCTCGACCCGGACGGCTCCTTTTGCTGGCTGCACCACGACCCCGTGCCCGGCCGCCGCGCCAACGACGCCGCCGTCGCCCCCGACGGCTCGCTGTGGGCGGGGACGATGCACTACGACGAGACCCCGGGCGGCGGCACCCTGTCCCGCGTGTCCGCCGACGGCTCGGTGGTCCCGGTCCTGGACGACGTGACGGTCAGCAACGGCACGGGCTGGAGCCCCGACGGACGCCTGATGTACTACGTCGACTCACCGACCCGCCGCGTCGACGTCTTCGACCACCGGGACGGCCGGGTCACCAACCGGCGCACCCTCGCGCGGATCGAGGACGGCGCCGGCTACCCCGACGGTCTGACGGTCGACGCGGACGGCTGCGTGTGGGTGGCGCTGTGGGACGGGGCGGCCGTACGCCGCTACACGCCGGACGGCCGACTGGACCGGGTGATCGGCCTGCCCACGCCCAGGGGCACGGCCTGCGCGTTCGGCGGACCCGACCTGACGGACCTGTACGTCACCACCGCCCGGGTGGGCCTCACGGCGCCCGATCCGCTGGCGGGTTCCGTCCTGGTGGTGCCGGGGGCGGGCAAGGGGCTGGCACAGCCGGCGTTCGCCGGGTAG
- a CDS encoding FAD-dependent oxidoreductase, whose protein sequence is MSERTATAVVLGGSLAGMLAARALAGTVGRVVVVERDTLPTGPDARRGLPQARHVHQLWSGGALALEDLLPGIIERLTGAGAHRQRVTTDMVMLSAQGWFRRWAQSHFMLLCTRDLLDATVRAQVLADERIELLDATEVLSLCGTDTAVTGVRIRRTDGTESTLTAGLVVDATGRASRMPRWLTEFGLPEPERREVDAGLVYASRLYRAPEEARDGFPVVNVQADPRTGRPGRGGVLLPVEDGQWLVTLHGTRGGEPASDTADFERYAREELRHPVVADLIGRAEPLGDVAFTRMTVNRRHYYERMPAWPENLVVLGDALAAFNPVYGHGMSVAAQGAVALRDVVVRRGWGSPGLARRAQRAMARPVAAAWDLAIGQDVFCPGATRTGPTLRERLAAAYVNRLLYTATGNGRVARKVTDVMSLERGAEVLLAPGMLLAAAVGPLRPPLNEVPLTAEELKAAGLS, encoded by the coding sequence ATGAGTGAACGCACCGCCACCGCTGTCGTCCTCGGCGGTTCCCTCGCCGGCATGCTCGCGGCCCGCGCCCTGGCCGGCACCGTCGGCCGGGTCGTCGTCGTGGAGCGCGACACGCTGCCCACCGGGCCGGACGCGCGCCGGGGACTGCCGCAGGCGCGCCATGTGCACCAGCTGTGGTCGGGTGGGGCACTGGCCCTGGAGGACCTGCTGCCGGGGATCATCGAGCGGCTCACCGGCGCCGGGGCGCACCGGCAGCGCGTCACCACCGACATGGTGATGCTGTCGGCGCAGGGCTGGTTCCGGCGCTGGGCGCAGTCCCACTTCATGCTGCTGTGCACCCGGGACCTGCTGGACGCGACGGTGCGGGCGCAGGTGCTGGCCGACGAGCGGATCGAACTGCTCGACGCGACGGAGGTGCTGTCGCTGTGCGGCACGGACACCGCCGTCACCGGAGTGCGGATCCGGCGGACGGACGGCACCGAGAGCACACTGACGGCCGGCCTGGTCGTGGACGCGACGGGACGCGCCTCGCGGATGCCGCGCTGGCTGACGGAGTTCGGGCTGCCCGAGCCGGAGCGGCGGGAGGTGGACGCCGGGCTGGTGTACGCGAGCCGGCTCTACCGGGCGCCGGAGGAGGCCCGCGACGGCTTCCCCGTCGTCAACGTGCAGGCGGACCCGCGCACCGGCCGGCCGGGACGCGGGGGTGTGCTCCTGCCGGTCGAGGACGGGCAGTGGCTCGTCACCCTGCACGGCACCCGGGGCGGCGAACCGGCCTCCGACACGGCCGACTTCGAGCGGTACGCGCGCGAGGAGCTGCGGCATCCGGTCGTCGCGGACCTGATCGGGCGGGCCGAGCCGCTCGGCGACGTGGCGTTCACCCGGATGACGGTCAACCGGCGGCACTACTACGAGCGCATGCCGGCGTGGCCGGAGAACCTGGTGGTGCTGGGGGACGCACTCGCCGCGTTCAACCCCGTGTACGGGCACGGCATGTCCGTGGCCGCGCAGGGCGCCGTGGCCCTGCGCGACGTCGTGGTGCGCCGCGGATGGGGCTCCCCCGGGCTGGCGCGGCGGGCCCAGCGGGCGATGGCCCGGCCGGTGGCTGCGGCCTGGGACCTCGCGATCGGGCAGGACGTGTTCTGTCCGGGGGCGACCCGGACGGGGCCGACGCTGCGGGAGCGGCTCGCCGCGGCGTACGTGAACCGGCTCCTGTACACCGCCACCGGCAACGGCCGTGTGGCCCGGAAGGTGACCGACGTCATGTCCCTGGAGCGGGGGGCGGAGGTGCTGCTGGCTCCGGGGATGCTGCTGGCGGCGGCGGTGGGACCGCTCCGCCCGCCGCTGAACGAGGTGCCGCTGACGGCCGAGGAGCTCAAGGCGGCGGGGTTGTCGTAG
- a CDS encoding MAB_1171c family putative transporter has product MTRVLALDPAGLLDKVYISFWIPTVVLTAALAIKLPTIVRLWRDPLLRAVGGLLLLACAVFVFVAPSTIAWTNRVTGVPNISAPWCYSLLTAFCASCLLLIIAWRNGLSERSAEARRAMRWVVGTYTGVIVALWVLFFLADVPEERLRDLDTYYANTPFMREEIVLYLLAHCVAVLITSKLIWEWVRTDGLDAWLRWGLKFLGVGYGLNLIFDASKLTAVAARWTGHDLDWLSTDLAPPVACLSAILIAVGFILPHAGQYLHGRWRVRLAHHRLRPLYVLMRRVNGSGAPCILRANPELRLIRRETFIRDVLLPLARHLDEDLRSRSYEAALGLGHPPGRAKALAAAVAVRDAVDTGRQAPDGDGGGNPDPTDLLQDIGALSRALRHPDVIDAVRARAAAPVESVSVHE; this is encoded by the coding sequence GTGACCCGGGTCCTCGCACTGGACCCTGCCGGGCTCCTCGACAAGGTGTACATCTCCTTCTGGATCCCGACCGTGGTGCTGACGGCCGCCCTGGCCATCAAGCTGCCCACCATCGTCCGGCTGTGGCGGGACCCGCTGCTGCGCGCGGTCGGCGGCCTGCTGCTGCTCGCCTGCGCCGTGTTCGTCTTCGTGGCGCCGTCCACCATCGCCTGGACCAACCGCGTCACCGGAGTGCCCAACATCTCCGCGCCCTGGTGCTACTCCCTGCTCACCGCGTTCTGCGCGTCCTGCCTGCTGCTGATCATCGCCTGGCGCAACGGGCTGTCCGAGCGCTCCGCCGAGGCCCGCCGGGCGATGCGCTGGGTCGTCGGCACCTACACGGGCGTCATCGTCGCGCTGTGGGTGCTGTTCTTCCTGGCCGACGTGCCCGAGGAGCGGCTGCGCGACCTCGACACGTACTACGCCAACACCCCCTTCATGCGCGAGGAGATAGTCCTCTATCTGCTCGCGCACTGCGTGGCCGTCCTGATCACGTCCAAGCTGATCTGGGAGTGGGTGCGCACCGACGGACTGGACGCCTGGCTGCGCTGGGGGCTGAAGTTCCTCGGCGTCGGCTACGGACTGAACCTGATCTTCGACGCGTCCAAGCTCACCGCCGTGGCGGCCCGCTGGACCGGCCACGACCTGGACTGGCTGAGCACCGACCTGGCGCCGCCGGTGGCCTGTCTGTCCGCGATCCTGATCGCGGTCGGCTTCATCCTGCCGCACGCCGGCCAGTACCTGCACGGCCGCTGGCGGGTCCGGCTCGCCCATCACCGGCTCCGCCCGCTGTACGTGCTGATGCGCCGGGTCAACGGCTCCGGCGCGCCCTGCATCCTGCGCGCCAACCCCGAACTGCGGCTGATCCGCCGCGAGACGTTCATCCGCGACGTGCTGCTCCCGCTGGCCCGGCATCTCGACGAGGATCTGCGGAGCCGGTCCTACGAGGCGGCGCTCGGTCTCGGTCACCCGCCCGGCCGGGCCAAGGCGCTGGCGGCGGCCGTCGCCGTCCGGGACGCCGTCGACACCGGCCGGCAGGCACCGGACGGAGACGGCGGCGGGAACCCCGACCCCACGGATCTGCTCCAGGACATCGGGGCGCTGTCCCGAGCCCTCCGTCACCCCGACGTCATCGACGCGGTCCGCGCCCGGGCCGCCGCACCCGTAGAGAGCGTGTCCGTACATGAGTGA
- a CDS encoding toxin-antitoxin system, toxin component family protein: MDFAALRRRRRGPRMRTLAAELGTALRARPRPPADARELCRALCEAMAARRGGRPVELRFERFPDEIEVTGLWVEFQDFDLVIVEERAEAVQQLVILGHELWHLHAGHGHRQAVGSAAAHALAERPGWKGPALAAAARNGSRRREESEAEEFGHRLAAQFRPLLSQGGGGREELGPVQRSLGYRGRGGAAP; encoded by the coding sequence ATGGACTTCGCGGCGCTACGACGACGGCGGCGCGGCCCGCGCATGCGCACCCTCGCCGCCGAACTCGGCACCGCGCTGCGGGCCCGCCCGCGTCCCCCCGCCGACGCCCGCGAACTGTGCCGCGCACTGTGCGAGGCGATGGCCGCGCGCCGCGGCGGACGCCCCGTGGAGCTGCGCTTCGAACGCTTCCCCGACGAGATCGAAGTGACCGGTCTGTGGGTGGAGTTCCAGGACTTCGACCTCGTCATCGTCGAGGAACGCGCCGAGGCCGTGCAGCAACTGGTCATCCTCGGACACGAGTTGTGGCATCTGCACGCCGGGCACGGTCACCGGCAGGCCGTCGGCTCGGCCGCGGCCCACGCCCTCGCGGAGCGGCCCGGCTGGAAGGGCCCGGCGCTGGCCGCAGCCGCCCGCAACGGCTCCCGGCGCCGGGAGGAGTCCGAGGCCGAGGAGTTCGGCCACCGGCTGGCCGCGCAGTTCCGGCCCCTGCTGTCCCAGGGCGGGGGCGGCCGCGAGGAGTTGGGGCCGGTGCAGCGGTCGCTGGGCTACCGCGGACGCGGCGGGGCGGCGCCGTGA